The proteins below are encoded in one region of Halichoerus grypus chromosome X, mHalGry1.hap1.1, whole genome shotgun sequence:
- the ZBED1 gene encoding E3 SUMO-protein ligase ZBED1 — MEAKGLDPSQTDLKLVAHPRAKSKVWKYFGFDTNAEGCILQWKKIYCRICMAQIAYSGNTSNLSYHLEKNHPDEFCEFVKSNTEQMREAFATAFSKLKPEASQLTPPDTLAAKAGHGHESKRQQELTAAVIGLICEGLYPASIVDEPTFKVLLKTADPRYELPSRKFLCSKAIPEKYGAVREAVLKELSDASWCGISTDMWRSENQNRAYVTLAAHFLGGGAPGCLSVGSRCLKTFEVPEDNTAESITRVLYEAFIEWGISAKVFGATTDCGKDIVKACSLLDISVQMPCLGHTFNAGIQQALQLPKLAGLLARCRKLVEYFQQSTVAMYMLYEKQKQQNMAHCMLVSNRVSWWGSTLAMLQRLKEQQFVIAGVLVEDSNNHHLMLEAAEWATIEGLVELLQPFKQVAEMLSASKYPTISMVKPLLHMLLNTTLNIKETDCKELSMAKEVIAKELSKTYQEAPEIDMFLNVATFLDPRYKRLPFLSAFERQQVENRVVEEAKGLLDKVKDGGGGYRTAEDKMYALPEEPPVKKLVLASTPPPTSVINSMLAEIFCQTGGVEDQEEWHAQVVEELSNFKSQKVLGLNEDPLKWWSDRLALFPVLPKVLQKYWCVAATRVFPERLFGSSANVVSAKRNRLAPAHVDEQIFLYENARSGAEAEPEDEDEGEWGLDHEQVFPLGDAVHAGFFGIRDSGFV, encoded by the coding sequence ATGGAGGCGAAAGGCCTGGACCCGTCCCAGACAGACCTCAAGTTAGTGGCCCACCCGCGCGCCAAGAGCAAAGTGTGGAAGTACTTTGGCTTCGACACCAACGCCGAGGGATGCATCCTGCAGTGGAAGAAGATCTACTGTCGCATCTGCATGGCCCAGATCGCCTACTCCGGCAACACCTCCAACCTCTCCTACCACCTGGAGAAGAATCACCCCGACGAATTCTGTGAGTTCGTCAAGAGCAACACAGAGCAGATGCGCGAGGCCTTCGCCACCGCCTTCTCCAAGCTGAAGCCCGAGGCGTCGCAGCTGACCCCACCGGACACGCTGGCCGCCAAGGCCGGCCACGGCCACGAGAGCAAGCGGCAGCAGGAGCTCACGGCCGCTGTCATCGGCCTCATCTGCGAGGGCCTGTACCCCGCGTCCATCGTGGACGAGCCCACGTTCAAGGTGCTGCTGAAGACGGCCGACCCCCGGTACGAGCTGCCCAGCAGGAAATTCCTCTGCAGCAAGGCCATCCCCGAGAAGTATGGCGCTGTCCGTGAGGCCGTCCTCAAGGAGCTCAGCGACGCGTCCTGGTGCGGCATCTCCACGGACATGTGGAGGAGCGAGAACCAGAACCGTGCCTACGTCACGCTGGCCGCCCATTTCCTGGGCGGCGGGGCCCCCGGCTGCCTGTCCGTGGGCTCCCGCTGCCTGAAGACCTTCGAGGTCCCCGAGGACAACACGGCCGAGTCCATCACCAGGGTCCTGTACGAGGCCTTCATCGAGTGGGGCATCAGCGCCAAGGTGTTCGGGGCCACCACGGACTGCGGCAAGGACATCGTGAAGGCGTGCTCCCTGCTGGACATCTCGGTGCAGATGCCCTGCCTGGGGCACACGTTCAATGCGGGCATCCAGCAGGCCCTGCAGCTGCCCAAGCTGGCCGGGCTGTTGGCCCGCTGCCGCAAGCTGGTGGAGTACTTCCAGCAGTCGACGGTGGCCATGTACATGCTGTAcgagaagcagaagcagcagaaCATGGCACACTGCATGCTGGTGAGCAACCGCGTGTCCTGGTGGGGCAGCACGCTGGCCATGCTCCAGCGCCTCAAGGAGCAGCAGTTTGTCATCGCGGGCGTGCTGGTAGAAGACAGCAACAACCACCACCTGATGCTGGAGGCCGCCGAGTGGGCCACCATCGAGGGGCTCGTGGAGCTGCTGCAGCCCTTCAAGCAGGTGGCCGAGATGCTCTCCGCCTCCAAGTACCCCACCATCAGCATGGTGAAGCCCCTGCTGCACATGCTGCTCAACACCACGCTCAACATCAAGGAGACCGACTGCAAGGAGCTCAGCATGGCCAAGGAGGTCATCGCCAAGGAGCTGTCCAAGACCTACCAGGAGGCGCCCGAGATCGACATGTTCCTGAACGTGGCCACCTTCCTGGACCCGCGCTACAAGCGCCTGCCCTTCCTGTCTGCCTTCGAGAGGCAGCAGGTGGAGAACAGGGTGGTGGAGGAGGCCAAGGGCCTGCTGGACAAGGTCAAGGACGGTGGCGGTGGCTACCGGACGGCGGAGGACAAGATGTACGCGCTGCCCGAGGAGCCCCCGGTGAAAAAGCTGGTGCTGGCGTCCACGCCGCCGCCTACCAGCGTCATCAACAGCATGCTGGCCGAAATCTTCTGCCAGACGGGGGGCGTGGAGGACCAGGAGGAGTGGCACGCGCAGGTGGTGGAGGAGCTTAGCAACTTCAAGTCGCAGAAGGTGCTGGGCCTCAACGAGGACCCCCTCAAGTGGTGGTCCGACCGCCTGGCGCTCTTCCCCGTGCTGCCCAAGGTGCTGCAGAAATATTGGTGCGTGGCGGCCACGCGCGTCTTCCCGGAGCGGCTCTTTGGCTCCTCCGCCAACGTGGTCAGCGCCAAGAGGAACCGGCTGGCTCCGGCGCACGTGGACGAGCAGATCTTCCTGTACGAGAACGCGCGCAGCGGTGCCGAGGCCGAGCCCGAGGACGAGGACGAGGGCGAATGGGGCCTGGACCACGAGCAGGTGTTCCCCCTAGGGGACGCTGTGCACGCCGGCTTCTTTGGGATCAGGGACAGCGGCTTCGTGTAG